A genomic segment from Triticum dicoccoides isolate Atlit2015 ecotype Zavitan chromosome 1A, WEW_v2.0, whole genome shotgun sequence encodes:
- the LOC119307866 gene encoding WAT1-related protein At5g64700-like gives MADRSKKPYVVAVAIQAIYTGLFVVSKAAFDSGINTYVFIFYRLAAATALLLPIALIDSTCRRSRSTTATPAPALSCRLLFKLFLYALLGNTFTLNMYNVSLKQTSATVGSAATNSMPVATFLLAVLLRMEAVKLRSRSGLGKLAGVALCLAGVLVIAFYAGPSIRPLAHNPVFAHKPKSVSSGAEWIKGTFLLILACATWSLWIVLQVPLLKEYPNKLMATALQCMFGALQSFVVAVVVERDFTKWKLGLDIGLLAVLYSAFLGTGALMYLQAWCAEMRGPVFVAMWSPLALIFTIFCSSFFLGEAVHLGSILGGILLVGGLYSVLWGKSKEKENNITLVVPEESQVQGDGAAIQEKHEEAELTSQV, from the exons ATGGCCGACCGGAGCAAGAAGCCCTACGTGGTGGCAGTAGCAATCCAGGCCATCTACACGGGCCTCTTCGTCGTCTCTAAGGCTGCCTTCGACAGCGGCATCAACACCTACGTCTTCATCTTCTACCGCCTCGCTGCTGCCACCGCGCTCCTCCTCCCAATCGCGCTTATCGACTCCACCTGCCGCCGGAGCCGATCAACCACCGCAACACCTGCACCAGCATTGTCATGTCGGCTGCTCTTCAAGCTCTTCCTATACGCCTTACTCGG GAATACCTTCACCCTGAACATGTACAACGTGAGCCTGAAGCAGACCTCGGCGACCGTAGGGTCAGCGGCCACCAACTCAATGCCCGTCGCGACCTTCCTCCTCGCGGTGCTGCTGCGGATGGAGGCAGTCAAGCTCCGGAGCCGCTCTGGTTTAGGCAAGCTCGCCGGTGTCGCTCTTTGCCTCGCCGGAGTGTTGGTCATCGCCTTCTACGCTGGCCCGTCCATACGCCCCCTCGCCCACAACCCCGTCTTCGCTCACAAGCCGAAAAGTGTCAGCAGTGGTGCCGAGTGGATCAAAGGAACCTTCCTTCTCATCCTCGCTTGTGCAACTTGGTCTCTCTGGATTGTCCTGCAG GTCCCGTTGCTTAAAGAATATCCAAATAAGCTGATGGCCACGGCGCTGCAATGCATGTTTGGTGCGCTCCAGTCCTTCGTCGTGGCTGTGGTGGTTGAGAGGGACTTCACCAAATGGAAGCTTGGGCTCGACATTGGCCTCCTTGCCGTCCTCTACTCG GCCTTCTTGGGAACGGGTGCGTTAATGTACCTACAGGCGTGGTGTGCGGAGATGAGAGGGCCTGTGTTTGTCGCGATGTGGAGTCCATTGGCATTGATTTtcactatcttttgctcatcattcTTCCTTGGAGAAGCAGTTCACCTTGGGAG TATTTTGGGAGGAATTCTTCTAGTTGGTggtctatacagtgtgctatggggtaaaagcaaggaaaaagaaaataatatAACATTAGTGGTCCCAGAGGAAAGTCAAGTTCAAGGAGACGGAGCGGCAATACAAGAGAAACACGAAGAGGCAGAACTAACATCACAAGTGTAA